A single region of the Jatrophihabitans sp. GAS493 genome encodes:
- a CDS encoding NAD(P)H-dependent glycerol-3-phosphate dehydrogenase: MVNATVLGAGSWGTAYAKVLVDAGCDVTLWARDPQLAEQINASHENPRYLAGVPLPEQLRACDDYRKALSGAEIVAIAIPSQSLRANLAYWAEWIEPNATLVSLMKGVELGTSNRMSEVIAQVTDADPSRIAVVSGPNLAPEIAREQPAATVIACTDLERAVAVQHASANRYFRPYTNVDVIGCELGGAVKNVIALACGMAQGMGFGDNTQGSLMTRGLAETSRLGTALGADPLTFSGLAGMGDLVATCSSPLSRNRTFGERLGRGESLEQAQQATHGQVAEGVKSCRSILALADRHGVDVPITRAVEAVCYGGLSPAGLMQAMMARTMKNELT; encoded by the coding sequence ATGGTCAATGCGACCGTGCTGGGCGCCGGTTCCTGGGGGACGGCCTACGCGAAGGTGCTGGTCGACGCCGGGTGTGACGTGACCCTGTGGGCCCGAGATCCGCAGCTGGCAGAGCAGATCAACGCCAGCCACGAGAATCCGCGTTACCTGGCCGGTGTGCCGCTTCCCGAACAGCTGCGGGCCTGCGACGACTATCGCAAGGCTCTCAGCGGCGCCGAGATCGTGGCCATTGCAATCCCGTCGCAGAGCCTGCGGGCCAACCTCGCCTACTGGGCGGAGTGGATCGAGCCGAACGCGACGCTGGTCAGCCTGATGAAGGGCGTCGAGCTCGGCACGTCCAACCGGATGAGTGAGGTGATCGCTCAGGTGACCGACGCCGATCCGAGTCGCATCGCAGTCGTCTCCGGGCCGAATCTGGCTCCGGAGATCGCCCGCGAGCAGCCGGCGGCCACGGTGATCGCCTGCACCGATCTGGAGCGTGCGGTCGCCGTTCAGCACGCCAGCGCGAACCGCTACTTCCGCCCGTATACCAATGTCGACGTGATCGGCTGCGAACTGGGCGGCGCAGTGAAGAACGTCATCGCCCTGGCCTGCGGGATGGCGCAGGGAATGGGGTTCGGTGACAACACGCAGGGCTCGCTGATGACCCGCGGGCTGGCCGAGACCTCCCGGCTGGGGACGGCGCTCGGGGCCGATCCGCTCACCTTCTCCGGGCTGGCCGGAATGGGTGACCTGGTCGCCACCTGCTCCTCACCGCTGTCGCGCAACCGCACCTTCGGTGAGCGGCTCGGGCGCGGGGAGAGCCTGGAACAGGCCCAGCAGGCGACGCACGGCCAGGTCGCCGAAGGGGTGAAGTCCTGCCGATCGATCCTCGCCCTGGCTGATCGGCACGGAGTCGATGTGCCGATCACCCGGGCCGTCGAGGCCGTCTGTTACGGCGGCCTGAGCCCGGCCGGATTGATGCAGGCGATGATGGCCCGCACCATGAAGAACGAGCTGACGTAA
- a CDS encoding circularly permuted type 2 ATP-grasp protein, whose product MSAPAVEPGSSPALSGLTLPGSTGSVVDDYPLPDARWDEMLAPNRSVRPPWREVGALLDVLGPVGLRERSDTVRRLLEDDGVTYRAHGAPIDQAWSLDPVPMVVDEAQWAALEPGLVQRAELLDVVLSDLYGARQLISRGLVPPELVLGHSGFLREVDQIRLRGTHQLFLAATDLARDADGTWRVLADRTQAPSGAGYAMENRRAISRAMTGLHRASNIHRIGPFFQAMRQSLQRLSPTQHEAPRVVLLTPGAGSETGFDQAYLSSLLGFPLVEGSDLVFRDGRVWQRSVTGRSEPIDVILRRVDSWFCDPLELRPDSQLGVPGLVEASRLGAVSVANPLGAGVLENPGLYSFLPAICEALLGEPLRLQSARTWWCGDPVARAHALSQMESLVFKPIARLVGRSSKLGWLLSADQRAELAARIESEPHSWVAQEALSLSSAPTVTRAGLEPRPVLLRTFAVSDGPTFRVMPGGLVRVANSADADIVSNLDGATSKDLWVLSPGAQLADLAVVPDPLTPDAVSNAVSPRVAADLFWLGRYAERAEEVARLLRVTDDRWRDVHAAADPALTRCLRVLLESVTSVTATYPGFIGDGAAARLTKPRDELLSLLGDELRPGTIAHDVRRLRELANAVRDQLSSDTWLVLGGLDRTLAPFQAATRGWAAANDITPALASVLSSLLAFSGVVAENMVRDDGWAYLDLGRRLERAIGISELLSANLSQAHDVEAEALIMESTLIAADSLITHRRRFTAGAGAETVLSLLLIDRENPRSVAYQLDHISNDISRLGPSGESLKRQVLDIAARLHESDPAALAVASHGRREALAGVLDPLRQALGELNTTIASSHFVPPAALVPLNPFVMLGSA is encoded by the coding sequence GTGAGTGCACCGGCAGTCGAACCGGGGTCCTCTCCGGCACTGTCCGGACTGACGCTGCCCGGTTCGACTGGGTCGGTGGTCGACGACTACCCGCTGCCGGACGCCCGCTGGGACGAGATGCTCGCCCCGAACCGCTCGGTGCGCCCGCCATGGCGCGAGGTCGGCGCACTCCTGGACGTGCTCGGCCCGGTGGGACTGCGGGAACGCAGTGACACCGTCCGTCGCCTGCTGGAAGACGACGGCGTCACCTACCGCGCGCACGGAGCGCCGATCGATCAGGCGTGGTCCCTGGACCCGGTCCCGATGGTCGTCGATGAGGCGCAGTGGGCCGCGCTCGAGCCGGGCCTGGTCCAGCGAGCCGAGCTCCTCGATGTGGTGCTCTCGGACCTGTACGGCGCTCGTCAACTGATCTCCCGTGGCCTGGTACCGCCGGAGTTGGTACTCGGCCACAGCGGGTTCCTGCGTGAGGTGGATCAGATCCGGCTGCGGGGAACGCATCAACTCTTCCTGGCCGCCACCGACCTGGCCCGCGACGCCGACGGCACCTGGCGGGTGCTGGCCGATCGAACCCAGGCACCATCCGGCGCCGGCTACGCGATGGAGAACCGCCGGGCCATCTCGCGGGCGATGACCGGGCTGCACCGGGCCAGCAACATCCATCGAATCGGCCCGTTCTTCCAGGCGATGCGTCAGTCCCTGCAGCGGCTCTCGCCCACCCAGCACGAGGCGCCACGGGTCGTGCTGCTGACGCCGGGGGCCGGCAGCGAGACCGGTTTCGATCAGGCCTACCTCTCGTCACTGCTCGGCTTCCCGCTCGTGGAAGGATCAGACCTCGTCTTCCGCGACGGACGCGTGTGGCAGCGATCGGTCACCGGACGGTCGGAACCGATCGATGTGATCCTGCGCCGGGTCGACAGCTGGTTCTGCGATCCACTGGAGCTTCGCCCGGACTCCCAGCTCGGCGTCCCCGGGCTGGTCGAGGCCAGCCGCCTCGGCGCGGTGTCGGTGGCCAACCCCCTCGGCGCCGGCGTGCTGGAGAACCCGGGGCTGTACAGCTTCCTGCCCGCGATCTGCGAGGCGCTGCTCGGCGAACCACTGCGGCTGCAGTCGGCCCGCACCTGGTGGTGCGGTGACCCGGTGGCCCGGGCGCACGCACTGAGCCAGATGGAGTCGCTGGTCTTCAAACCGATCGCCCGGCTGGTCGGCCGCAGCAGCAAGTTGGGCTGGCTGTTGTCGGCCGACCAACGGGCCGAGCTGGCCGCGCGGATCGAGTCCGAACCACACAGCTGGGTGGCCCAGGAGGCGCTGAGTCTCAGTTCCGCCCCGACCGTCACGCGGGCCGGACTCGAGCCGCGACCGGTCCTGCTGCGCACCTTCGCCGTCAGTGACGGGCCGACGTTCCGGGTGATGCCGGGCGGCCTGGTGCGCGTCGCGAACTCCGCCGACGCCGACATCGTCTCCAACCTCGACGGGGCGACCAGCAAGGACCTCTGGGTCCTCTCGCCCGGCGCTCAGCTGGCCGACCTCGCGGTCGTTCCGGATCCGCTCACCCCGGATGCAGTCAGCAACGCCGTCTCACCGCGAGTTGCCGCCGATCTCTTCTGGCTCGGGCGCTACGCGGAACGGGCTGAGGAGGTGGCCCGCCTGTTGCGGGTCACCGACGACCGCTGGCGGGATGTGCATGCGGCGGCCGATCCGGCGCTGACCCGATGTCTACGCGTGCTGCTGGAGTCGGTGACTTCGGTGACCGCCACCTACCCGGGATTCATCGGTGACGGCGCAGCCGCCCGGCTGACCAAGCCGCGCGATGAGCTCCTCTCGCTGCTCGGCGACGAGTTGCGACCCGGCACCATCGCCCACGACGTGCGGCGCCTGCGCGAGCTGGCCAATGCGGTGCGCGACCAGCTCTCCAGTGACACCTGGCTGGTGCTTGGCGGTCTGGACCGCACCCTCGCCCCGTTCCAGGCCGCCACGCGTGGCTGGGCGGCGGCCAACGACATCACCCCGGCGCTGGCCTCAGTGCTCTCCTCACTACTGGCCTTCTCCGGTGTCGTCGCCGAGAACATGGTCCGCGATGACGGTTGGGCCTACCTGGACCTGGGACGTCGTCTGGAGCGGGCGATCGGGATCTCGGAGTTGCTCAGCGCGAACCTCAGCCAGGCCCACGACGTCGAAGCCGAGGCGCTGATCATGGAGTCGACCCTGATCGCGGCCGACAGCCTCATCACCCACCGTCGCCGCTTCACCGCCGGTGCCGGAGCGGAGACCGTGCTCAGCCTGCTGCTCATCGACCGGGAGAATCCCCGCTCGGTGGCCTATCAACTCGACCACATCAGCAACGACATCAGCCGCCTCGGCCCGTCGGGCGAGTCACTGAAGCGTCAGGTGCTGGACATTGCCGCCCGGCTGCACGAGAGCGACCCCGCGGCGCTGGCTGTGGCCTCGCACGGGCGGCGCGAGGCCCTGGCCGGCGTGCTCGACCCGCTGCGTCAGGCGCTGGGCGAACTCAATACGACGATCGCGAGCAGTCACTTCGTGCCACCGGCGGCACTGGTCCCGCTCAACCCATTCGTGATGCTGGGGTCAGCATGA
- a CDS encoding DUF2126 domain-containing protein — protein MAVHVAVKHRTTYQFDRPVHLGPHVIRLRPAPHSRTRIENYSLTVSPTPHFLNWQQDPFGNHLARVVFPERVTELDVTVELIADMTVINPFDFFVEEYAEKFPFSYEPSLAADLEAYRRPVVEPGHDGNEVGPLLRKWLDEAPPIDADGVGIVQFLAALNARVAGSIAYTVRMEHGVQTPDQTLDLGIGSCRDSAWMLVSALREVGLAARFVSGYLVQLAPDVPDSPDGVAPLTEDFTDLHAWAEVYLPGAGWVGMDATSGLFAGEGHIPLSATPSPAQSAPITGTVDPCITTMEFVNEVRRIREDPRVTKPYTDRQWDDIMAVGHAVDAQLTADDVRLTIGGEPTFVSVRDMESEQWSIAADGPEKRTLATELAAKMKQHYAPAGVLHHGQGKWYPGEPLPRWQIAITWRLDDVALWRDADLLDDPWGKAVIDEERANGIAHRFALLCARGVGIDDDFVLPAYEDRLQMLADEAKLPADEAPEFDLDPELSDARDARRAVVAELDREVVNPTGYVLPLHRSETGDAWATARWRTRRGHLVLIPGTSAVGLRLPLNSISWEGPPPRPVDVPFSASGDLPSPEADLPPASVTPIADAPTTALAVEVRDGHLFVFLPPLDDFDSAVELLRVLEDAAMVVGVPIVIEGYGLPGDPRTRTLTVTPDPGVIEVNVQPAASWDELVEINHSLHTAAHEIGLGTEKFALDGTYTGTGGGSHITLGGPTPADSPILRRPDLLISMLTFWQHHPSLSYLFSGRFIGPTSQAPRVDEARHDYLYELEIAFAELDRLGADARPWAVDRSLRHLLTDLTGNTHRAEFCIDKLFSPDSSRGRLGLLELRGFEMPPHEQMSLVQALLVRALVARFWREPYRGDLVRWGTQLHDRFLLPAFVAADIAEVVADLNSHGIEFDLNWMTPFVEFRFPQLGAAQLGPVHLELRSAIEPWHVLGEEATGSGTARYVDSSVERVQVEVTGATPGRYSVTCNGAPLPLAPLAPTSASGGTGALVAGVRFKAWAPPSGLHPTIGVHSPLIFEVIDLWTGDVVGSCTFHVVHPGGRSYDRFPVNANEAEARRSSRFVLGGSIGDERDAIAASAAKVHPGEMLYTMDLRRVLGAG, from the coding sequence ATGGCCGTACATGTCGCCGTGAAACATCGGACTACGTATCAGTTTGATCGGCCTGTTCATTTGGGGCCGCATGTCATCAGGCTGCGCCCGGCGCCGCACAGTCGGACCCGGATCGAGAACTACTCGCTCACCGTCTCCCCCACACCGCACTTCCTCAACTGGCAGCAGGACCCGTTCGGAAACCACCTGGCCCGGGTCGTCTTCCCCGAGCGGGTCACCGAACTCGACGTCACCGTCGAACTCATCGCCGACATGACGGTGATCAACCCGTTCGACTTCTTCGTCGAGGAGTACGCCGAGAAGTTCCCGTTCAGCTATGAACCTTCGCTGGCCGCCGATCTCGAGGCGTATCGCCGCCCGGTGGTCGAGCCTGGCCACGACGGGAACGAGGTCGGCCCGCTGCTGCGCAAGTGGCTCGACGAGGCTCCGCCGATCGACGCCGACGGGGTCGGCATTGTGCAGTTTCTCGCCGCGCTGAATGCCCGGGTCGCCGGGTCGATCGCCTACACGGTACGAATGGAGCACGGCGTCCAGACGCCGGACCAGACCTTGGATCTCGGGATCGGCTCCTGCCGCGACAGCGCCTGGATGCTGGTCTCGGCGCTTCGTGAGGTGGGCCTCGCCGCCCGCTTCGTATCCGGCTACCTCGTCCAGCTCGCCCCGGACGTGCCCGACTCCCCGGACGGCGTCGCGCCGCTCACCGAAGACTTCACCGATCTGCACGCCTGGGCCGAGGTCTACCTCCCGGGCGCGGGGTGGGTCGGGATGGACGCGACCTCCGGCCTCTTCGCCGGTGAGGGGCACATCCCGCTCTCGGCCACCCCGTCACCGGCCCAATCGGCACCGATAACCGGCACCGTCGACCCGTGCATCACCACCATGGAGTTCGTCAACGAGGTACGGCGTATCCGTGAGGATCCCCGGGTCACCAAGCCCTACACCGACCGGCAGTGGGACGACATCATGGCGGTCGGTCATGCGGTGGACGCTCAGCTGACCGCCGACGACGTACGCCTCACCATCGGTGGCGAGCCGACCTTCGTCTCGGTACGAGACATGGAGTCCGAGCAGTGGAGCATCGCCGCCGACGGGCCGGAGAAGCGGACGCTGGCCACCGAACTCGCGGCCAAGATGAAGCAGCACTACGCCCCCGCCGGGGTGCTGCACCACGGCCAGGGCAAGTGGTATCCGGGCGAGCCGCTGCCGCGCTGGCAGATCGCGATCACCTGGCGGCTGGACGACGTCGCGCTGTGGCGCGACGCCGACCTGCTGGACGACCCGTGGGGCAAAGCCGTTATCGACGAGGAGCGGGCGAATGGGATAGCGCACCGTTTCGCGCTGCTCTGCGCCCGTGGCGTCGGTATCGATGACGACTTCGTGCTGCCGGCCTACGAGGACCGCCTGCAGATGCTGGCCGACGAGGCCAAGCTGCCGGCCGACGAAGCACCCGAGTTCGATCTCGACCCGGAACTCAGCGACGCGCGCGATGCTCGCCGGGCCGTCGTCGCCGAGCTCGACCGGGAGGTTGTGAACCCGACCGGCTACGTCCTCCCGCTGCATCGCAGCGAGACCGGTGATGCCTGGGCCACCGCCCGCTGGCGGACCCGACGCGGGCATCTGGTGCTCATCCCCGGTACATCGGCCGTCGGCCTGCGCCTTCCGCTGAACTCGATCAGCTGGGAGGGCCCGCCACCGCGGCCGGTGGATGTCCCGTTCTCGGCCAGCGGGGACCTCCCCTCACCGGAGGCCGACCTGCCGCCGGCCAGCGTCACCCCGATCGCCGACGCCCCGACGACCGCCCTGGCCGTCGAGGTCCGCGACGGCCACCTCTTCGTCTTCCTCCCCCCGCTGGACGACTTCGACAGCGCGGTCGAGCTGCTGAGGGTGCTCGAGGACGCGGCGATGGTCGTCGGAGTGCCGATCGTCATCGAGGGCTACGGCCTTCCCGGTGACCCCCGTACCCGCACGCTGACGGTCACCCCGGATCCCGGGGTGATCGAGGTGAACGTCCAGCCGGCGGCATCCTGGGACGAGCTGGTGGAGATCAACCACTCGCTGCACACAGCCGCCCACGAGATCGGCCTGGGCACCGAGAAATTCGCCCTCGACGGCACCTACACGGGTACCGGCGGCGGCAGTCACATCACGCTCGGCGGCCCCACGCCGGCCGACAGCCCGATCCTGCGCCGGCCGGATCTACTGATCAGCATGCTGACCTTCTGGCAGCACCATCCGTCCCTTTCCTACCTCTTCTCCGGTCGGTTCATCGGCCCGACCAGCCAGGCGCCGCGCGTGGATGAGGCCCGGCATGACTACCTCTACGAGCTGGAGATCGCCTTCGCCGAACTGGACCGCCTCGGTGCGGACGCCCGTCCGTGGGCAGTCGACCGGTCGCTGCGCCACCTGCTCACCGACCTGACCGGCAACACCCACCGGGCCGAGTTCTGCATCGACAAGTTATTCAGCCCCGACTCCTCCCGGGGGCGCCTCGGGTTGCTGGAGCTTCGCGGGTTCGAGATGCCTCCACACGAGCAGATGTCCCTGGTGCAGGCGCTGCTGGTGCGAGCCCTTGTGGCCCGCTTCTGGCGCGAGCCGTACCGCGGTGACCTGGTCCGCTGGGGAACCCAGTTGCACGACCGGTTTCTGCTCCCCGCCTTCGTCGCAGCCGACATCGCCGAGGTCGTGGCGGACCTGAACAGCCACGGTATCGAGTTCGACCTCAACTGGATGACGCCCTTCGTCGAGTTCCGCTTCCCGCAGCTCGGCGCCGCCCAGCTCGGCCCCGTTCACCTGGAGCTGCGTTCGGCCATCGAGCCCTGGCACGTACTCGGTGAGGAGGCCACCGGCAGCGGCACCGCTCGTTACGTCGACTCCTCGGTCGAGCGGGTCCAGGTCGAGGTCACCGGTGCCACTCCCGGGCGCTACTCGGTCACCTGCAACGGGGCACCGCTGCCGCTGGCCCCGCTGGCCCCGACATCGGCCTCCGGTGGTACCGGCGCGCTGGTCGCGGGCGTCCGGTTCAAGGCCTGGGCTCCGCCGTCTGGACTGCACCCGACGATCGGCGTCCATTCGCCGCTGATCTTCGAGGTGATCGATCTGTGGACCGGCGATGTGGTCGGCAGCTGCACCTTCCACGTCGTGCACCCCGGCGGGCGCTCCTACGACCGTTTCCCGGTGAACGCGAACGAGGCCGAGGCCCGTCGCTCGTCGCGTTTCGTGCTCGGTGGGAGTATCGGCGACGAGCGCGACGCGATCGCCGCTAGCGCGGCAAAGGTCCACCCCGGTGAGATGCTGTACACCATGGATCTGCGCCGAGTACTTGGAGCAGGGTGA